Genomic segment of Nothobranchius furzeri strain GRZ-AD chromosome 12, NfurGRZ-RIMD1, whole genome shotgun sequence:
atgacttctactgagacaccgccaataaaccatacatcccatctcagagacacactgggcagcacaattacatgtaacgccacttgatttataacagatgtggtggtgtagtggttatggagtcaggttgacatgctgtttcgcctcccagtagtgtaagttttaggtagtttacaacctcttttcttcatttctagctacacttgccagtactatgtttacaacaatttactggtataccgtttaacatataatgtgtttatttatttatttgtttatttagccagtgtgagtccatttgtgagcagagtttcaactaaaatgctgtttaggaacgaccaaattcaaagaacttttagcgacataaatattttgctgaaaagaaacattacaactaaaatataaacaaattgaatgtggctaaatagactgctgatgaccccaccgagaatcgaaccagcatcagctgaggggaaaacaaaaaccaactcagacgattttaccactagactaccagaggccattcaatagattgaagtgctgttgtacaccacttttattagaccagctgtaggcagatattcgctaaaagaaaccttttcatttcgagatatattcagtctttgtcatgtagcaagttatatttatcttgtttaattggagtatagaacatagcattaacgactgtaaactagtaacagccgtaattcatgtgggtcaggtcagtttgcgataaagttgaaaacaaaaacggaagtcagtgggctaggctgagtttgcgtgaatgggcggggtgcagctccgcctttgtggttttgcagccagcaccctctccaaaataaccacagttttttccctcagtgtcatttgatctatttcttgggaagatggatggatggatggatggatatatatatatatatgtatcaataattatttttaatatagcctttttcaataccaaactttcaataccaaacaaaaatgaactacaataaaattactggcacactaaattccaattctcctcaatgggacttgaactcgccaactgatctcccttacacgacaccaaacgaggtgctttacttgatttgggaggggggaataaaagcagtaaaacaataaaactttgaacattacaacacaaagagaaaataaataatgttacagcaattgcggaatgccatctgcgggattcgaacccgccgcaacgaccaaccagtaggtgtcaaaccatgactaaagagtgcaagccttggcgctcagggacacccatcagattgtgaggccacagcacatacgttttagactgggtgggattcttatacccaacaggagtcttctgcccgccttctcattagaatatgcataatttgtgtttcaggcactagttaactagtgagctgctgcactgccacacatgtaaactggtgaaatttctattgttccactagttaactagtggacaaaaatggtcagcttgtatgtgtttttagatgcaactagttaactagtgagcaaatccgcacctcactagttaactagtgaggtgcagatatgctcactagttaactagtgaggtactagtgaggtgcagatatgctcactagttaactagtgagcatatctgcacctcactagttaactagtgagcaaatccgcacctcactagttaactagtgagcaaatccgcacgtcactagttaactagtgagcatatctgcgcctcactagttaactagtgagcaaatctgcaccctactagttaactagttggcgttttggggcccactagttaactagtgagcatatctgcaccttactagttaactagtgatgctttgttgcaccttactagttaactagtgggcgcttaagggtgcactagttaactagtgagcaaatctgcacctcactagttaactagtgagcatatccacaccttactagttaacttgtgggcgttttggggcccactagtgaactagtgacacttattttgcacctcactagttaactagtggacatttgtaccctctctagttaactagtgagcagttccgccttcacaagtttacatgtaagtgtcacactgaagccactactagtttactagctgaggttcctctggccagcatgttaacttgtgtgccgcatgcaaatgtttggggtgggattttgcaaaattccgcactgtgattggttgtcatattttattttgacacagggagccaatagagagtcttaatttgagaaattctccacctcctaattagaattctgcgcaactagctagctagtgtgaatgtagacttgaactagtttactagtatacatttatgtcctcactagttaactagtttggacaatggatgcatcaactaggtaactagtgagcctgctgccatcaactagctagctagtgagccattaatggttcactagttaactagtggcactgccctactccaactacttaactagttaggagttttgccttcactagtgaacatgtggacactttgaactgtcactagttaactagtgagacacaaaaaccttcaactagctgactggtatgcattttagcccttactagttaactagtgagccatttttgtgtcacctagttaactaggaagccaaaatgtgttcactagtcaactagtgggcatttcttctgtcactagttaactggtgtgcacattttggccatcactagttaactagtgagacacaaaaaccttcaactagctgactggtatgcattttggcctttactagttaactagtgagccattttgagtcacctagttaactagtgaagccaaaatgtgttcactagttaactagtgaacatttccgtctcccactagttaactggtgggctcattttgaccctgactagttaactagtgagacacaaataccttcaactagctgactggtatgcattttggcctttactagttaactaatgagccatttttgtgtcaactagttaactagtgaaggtcaaaatgtgttcactagttaactagcgtgtacagtttgaccctcactagttaactagttgacctgttgacaagatatcagaattaatgctcaagcggctggccaaattgggcaaagttaacaagtgggatttttacattcagtagtcagctagtacgagtttttgtaccttactagttgactagtaaaaactaaatgtgttttaactagttaactagtggacattgatctgtccactagttaactagtgaacacactgagcaatactagttaactagtaagatatgaaacattttaactagttaactagagagaatttaggccttactagttaactagttgacatttaggctgtcactatttaactagttgacacaaacatggctaactagttaactagtggacagaaatggcttacatgttcatgacaattctggctgatatcctgatatcagaataaatgctcatttggcttgccatagttcTGCCccttattgccagggaaaatacacaccattACATTAAGGGGAGGCCAGCTCCCCTATAATTCTAGCCCTAGTTGGTAGTTCAGGCTAGCGTTACCAGCAGTACAACCAGATTTTAAATATTGCTAATGTTGAAGTGGGTTGGAACATGCAAATGTAAGCAGAAGTGCCTTGCTTATTTTATTATCTGAAGCTTTTCTAGAGCCAACCATCGCTCCTTTGCTTTTTCAACATTACTAATTTACATGATTTAGAATtttttggtatgctacatttGACCACGCAAGCTGCCTTTATTCAGCAGCAACATAAATATGGTTTTACATTCAACTTCCCCttaaaagagacaatgtgtagtttttaccatgaatatctggaaatatctatcaaaatgttgttgaaaatgaaagaaaTGATGGCCAGTTTTTGAAAAATACTGGCGACTTTGtagcatataaccataaaaatcaggtctaaaatacatgggagggggtccaagtctctgggcgaagccatattagatgccatgtttccttctacgggagcccatgaagacaaaatgcatttactgattagtaacaaatggttacaaaactttcatcattgttaaatgttgttgttttacacatttacctcttgttgccagtgattaaagggagtctgatgtgcttgttattttgctaaagtttgcacttcccagggttttttgaccctaatgggcatccattagtaagatcttactccaacacaaaaatactgcttgcttgcaaagatttaggtatctactgcccctatAGCCAGAAAAAATACACACTTTCACTTTAAAGCTAGGGCTTTTTTCTTTGCTGTTGTCTTTTAGTGACATATGTTTGTCAGGGATGTAAGTTTTTTACATTTGTATGTTGCATTATTTTATCATATGTGTTCAATTTAATCTTCTAGATATTATTTACATATATAATTTGAATCACTGTACAGCTTTTTATTCTACTTGTTGTGAATCCACATTGCCGCTTTTCCACCAAAACATTTCCTTCTAATGGACAATAAAGGAAATATATATTCGGTCCCGTAACGTCATGAAGTTTGACTCACTGAAATCTTTGGCCACGTAGTGAGCCATCACTTTCAAGATTTCAGTGTGACATGAAGCGGTTCTTTGATATGGCCGAAACACACAGTGTGGACCATGTGTATGATGGTTTGTAAAGAGACGTTGGGTAGGTTTAGCGACACTATGGCAGAGCATTTTTTACGATGAAGAGCTGAAGGggagcaaaacaacaaagataGAACAGCACTCGTTTGAAATTGCTGGACAATTTAGACTGGGGCATTTCGTTGACATGAGCGGATAGAGGTACTTCTTCCTCTACCTCTTCAACTGTGTATGACGGACTGCCCACAGACTAATTTCTGTTGCTATGAAGATTTCACATTGTTCATTGCTCCAATTGTGTGTCTGAAAGACGACTGTAGATTCTGCCCTtacaactgagctctgtctatgggtcatggccttTGCCAGTCTAACATTCTGTGTTTTTAAAGTAAAACGTTCAGCTTTAGAAACAGGCTCATTTTCAGAAACAGGTTTaatacaaaatacatttaatATCAAATAATTAGTAACAAACTACACAGCACGCTGACATTCAGAGTCTGTCAGAAACAGCAGAATGTTTAATAGCGTTTGCAGGATGCTAGTGTCATTTTATTCCCAGAGATAAGTGATGGTGACATTTACCAATGTGAAGCAAAAACTAGAGAATTTGGCTGTGTTGTTTCGTTCTACATGATTGATTTAAATACAAAATGCTCACTCGAGCACAAACTCCGTTAACCACTCAGTGCCTGTCAACAGAAGGTTATAAACTACAAAGCTTTTCTAGAAACTGAAGGTAAACTTTTACTAAGAAAAATGAAATCCTGCTTGTCTTTTAGATGAATGACGATTAGAGTTGGATTTGTGACGTTGTTACCAATTACAGTGGTAATTCTCATTATTAAGATTCCTGCCCGCATCTCTGTGGTAATAAACTGCTGAAGCAGCACTAtgctctcgtgtgtgtgtgtgtgtgtgtgtgtgtgtgtgtgtgtgtgtgtgtgtgtgtgtgtgtgtgtgtgtgtgtgtgtgtgtgtgtgtgtgtgtgtgtgtgtgtgtgtgtgtgtgtctgtctttaGAGAGCACTACACCATCAGCAGATGTGTATGCATTGCCCTATGGGATCGACAATTCCTTACTCCGGTTGCCATTCTCTGTTGACAGAGCTCGCCAGATGCTTTCATCCCCAAAGATCGTAGCAGTGATCTTGAAGCCATTTCCAGGGTCATCCAGCAGGCCCGCCATTTCATATACATCTCCATTATTGATTACCTGCCTCTCTTGAGCAGCAGCACACTGAGGTTAGAACCACACTGACACTGTACACTGTTTTGGCATGCATTTACCATTAAAAGCTTGGATGTATCGCTTTGATTCAAGTGATTAAACTCTGTGTATGCCTCTCTGTCCATCTGGCTGTGCGCCCACCCTTGTCCGTGCCAAGGTACTGGTCTCGTATCGACAGTCTCATAAGAGAAGCtctgatcctgaggaaggtgcgcATCCGTTTGCTGATAAGCTGCTGGGAAAAAACTCATCCTCTTACGTTTAACTTTATCTGGTCCCTGAAGAGCCTGTGCATGGAGCAGGGCAACTGCTCGCTGGAAGCCGTAAGTTCTAAGCTACTCTGTACTGTTTTCAGCTCTATGGATTAACTTTCTCAACGCTCACAGTACcactgtgtgtctttgtgttcgTAGAAGTTCTTCAGCCCTACGCAGAAACACGTAATGAACCACAACAGGTTCATGGTTTCAGACAGAGCCATTTATTTAGGTAAGCTCATCTGGTTTGTTATCTTCAAACAGGAGTGCAGGAGCTTTGTATTCAATTCCGGTTTatgtatatagcaccaaatcacgacaagagtcgtctcaaagcacttcacatcATAAACCTTCCAATacaagtcagttcattaagccaaccagTAAATGGTTCCttgataaggaacccagcaagttgcatcgagtcactgactagtgtcagagtctttacagcaatcctcatactaagcaagcatgcagcgacagtggagaggaaaactcccttttaacaggaagaaacctccagaggatcctggctcagtataagcagccatcctccacgactcactggggatcgagaaggttTATCTGTTTCCACAGAGAAAGACTTAAAGGCATTTGTTCATACCACAAACCACAGCAAATGCATTAGAAAGGAGAGTTTTAAAGTGATCAATAATTGCAGAACAAAACTTATAGAACACCAGGAAACAGGAACTACTGGGAGAGGCAGGGAGGAGACCGGCAAGCAGGAGACATTGAgtcaagaaaatgaaaagtgggagtgcacaggtgaaacttgaaaaatttgaatattgtacaacagttcatttatttcagcaattcaacttaaaaggtaaaATTAATATACGACATAGACTCGTTACATGCTAAGCAAGATGTTTCGAACCTTTCTTTGGTATAATTGTGATGAtggaaaccccacattcaaaaaccctgacaattagaatattgtgaaaaggttcaattttCTAGACTCAAAGGATCAGACTCTagtcagctgatgaatccagaacacctgcaaagggttcctgagcctttagagcaGGAGCATTCAATTCCGgggctggagggccagtatccagcaggttttagttttaaccctgcttccacacacctgatttcaatcagcaggtaattatcaggcttctgcagagcctgatgagctgcagcacaggtgattcaaccagtgaATCAAGTATGTTGGAGCTGAGAAAtcaccaaaacatgctggataatggctctccaggtctggaattgaatacccctgctttagataatctttcagtctaagttgaattactgaaataaatgaacttttggacCATATTCACATTTTTCGGGTTTCACCTGTACATACACTGAGATCGACGGTTAGAGACATGGAACAGGTGAATTGAGTGATTGGGAGGAGGTGTGCATGGATATCAGGGGAGCTGAAggcaaagacaaacaaacaaacaaacaaacaggtacCGATCCTGACTGTCCTATTACAAAAATTATTGTTTGCATGCAGATAAATGTTTATAGCCATCTATCCAGTCTACTGCTTGTAGAAATGTGTTTACCGTCATCCCTGTGGTCTGTTTCCTGACAGGTAACCTTGACTGGGTGGGGAAGGAGTTTACCTATAACGCAGGAGCAGGCCTTGTGATCAGCCACCCAGAAACCATCAAAGAAAGGAACAACTCTGTAGTGGAGCAGTTACGGGCTGTTTTTGAGCGGGACTGGTTTTCACGTTACACCCGCACACTTCAGAATGACAAGATACCTGTTTGTAACGAGCATTCAGTCACTAATTACAAAGCCAGCCACAGTGGACCAGTACCTATCAGAACAGGTCCGTATGATAACGGGCCTGCACCACTGAGAAACCGTCACAATGCTGGTGGACTGACTCAAGACAAAGCAGCTCACCATGATGACAGGCTAAGAAAGATTAGCCAACAAAGTGTTGCTAGTGAACCAGTGCCAATAATGGACAGTCACCAAAAGAGGGCTGGAATCAGAGTGAATCACCTTGACGACAGACGGGTACAGAACCACAACATTCCAGCAGATCCAACCAGCCAGTCGACTGAAAGCAGCGGCTTCAGAGAGACTTCCAGTGGATCTCTGTGACTTTCAAGGAACTGTTTGGAAAACTGATAGCTCTCTAAGTGTCTACCACTTGCTCTTTGTAGCACTTCAATACTGTCATTTTTTAGTAAAGTAAAAACTTTAAGGATTTAAGACACAACAAGGAAGACCATGAGAGGGAAGGAATTCTCCATCTCCAGTCTGGCACTTTGAAAGGGAAAGGAAACAAAGAGATTTTGGTTCAAATTAAACACTGATTTAAAGATTTATACTAACACAGATCCTTGCTATTCATTTAATTTTACTTGAGGTCTCTCTGTGAAATAACACATACATTTGCACTGACTGCCTGAATGCTGTCACTTAAGGTGTTGGTGGCAGTCATAACTTATCACCCTTTAAAAGGAGGAACAGCACCTGGATGCTTGTGCAGAGACAGGAAGCAGTGCAGCATGTGCAGCCACACGAGCTACATCTTGGATTGCTAACACTTCAAACTAGTGGGAACTTTACACACAGTTTGTTTTTAGTTACCACTACTGAGTGCATACTTTGTCCTTATGTAAGTAATCTCCTATTGCATTTTATTCAAAGGAGATGCAAAACTCCAATTGAAAAACACTACAAAGTGTAATTTCACATCTGAACCAAACTAAAGGTTTAATAGAAAACATCAATTGACATGACTCAAGCTGCTAATTAGAAAAACAATTCATTAAAGTAACACTAagtagtttcctgctcctccgccctactggttgaaagtggaattacaactgtcatcaACGACCCTGCAGccagctgtagctagtgctaacaatgagcaAACACTAGCCTGAACCAACTAATACCAACATAAACCACAAAATAAAAAGATCCCCACTGTTGGAAAAATAACATTATTACAAGTCCCGATACAACAAAGccgggtcaccatcagtccatgattttgtagcatCCTTTAGGTCCCTCAAACTTGCGTAGGCCGTGCCGATGTACACTCCAGTTTTAGCAATTTGCTTTGCTTCCAAAGACATAACTCTCTTACTTTTTTCTtctaggctccaccatgatgccaacaaatacGCAAACATCTTTTTCGTCTTCTTGTGCCTTTTTATTAACGATTGGTGAACTGAAAAATCTAATTGCTAGCTTAATAGCTAATAGCCATAAAGCAGagcacctacccactccacaaaaccgTTAAAGTGAAACAAGGCAGTTTTGACTTGATTTTAGCACCCCCAGTGTTCATTTAGTAAAATAACTCATCTCAGTGCTATAcgtttgtctgtttgttttaagCCTGATTCACACTTCTCCATCAACTTCGGTGTGGAGACACACAATGTCATTATGCGTCGGTGCAAGAGCTTTCAGACAGATGGTGACAGAGACATGGCCACATTTTTTAATATTCGTTGAAATGGATGTACTAGCTTGCGATTGGTTAGGACACggcttcctgtaaatttgtccaCAGCACTGTCATTGCcttgttaaaaagtaaaaagatattcagcggcagacacagaacagATTGAAAAAATGCAGCACGGGAAAGTCaggaaatatgaacgtttattcacccgtgactgaaggagtgcaAAGTATGGAGTAAAAGTTTTATTCGTGGAAGGATATAATGATAAGAGCATGGTTTAGAGATGGCGACCACATGACGAGGTGGAAGAGAGTGAAGGACAGATGTGTCTGCATTatgaagtctctgaaatatataaacaccttAACAAATAAActatggaccagatacatgagtgtAATGGTAGCATGATACCACAGAAAAGTGCTATGCCCTctattgtcctggtggggaatttcattaaccctgtaaagcagggaTGTTGAGAGTGTCCACATAGCCTGCCTTTATTCAGGGTGCAACCAGACTGTTTCAGCCccctttctgaggtggtctgcttcaggctgaccagggccaacacacccactgctgaccaaTAAGCCCACTTACCAGTCAGCAAATTCATGTCTTTCATTAGaggaagcctctgattggtgggtagaatcagcccacatgggctgaaGGCATGCACaactcattatcatgctgattacctataGTAGCTGAGAacttctctgactgcattcctaagcaaggatgtgtggaatcaaccaggccaggctggggcttaCTGGAACTATCCAGGTGGTGTGGCGCCGATGCTAGTAGCTCGGAGGGcctgtatccagcacattttagtggtgtctctgctccaacacacgtgATTCAGTGATTGAGTCACCtgcgcagcagctcatcaggctctgcagaagcctgttaattacctgctgattgaaatcagatgtgttgaaacagagttaaagctAAAACGTGCTGGAGACCGGCCCTCTAGGctcggaattgaatacccctgctgtaaaaggtcattttggcacatactggctctTGAAActggtttaaaaatatgaaaaaatttcatagcatctggtttctggtcagcagagggctgtttGAGATGAAGCTGGTAATGTTTTTACTCACGCAGTCACTCAAACCCACGTTGAAGGATTAGCTTAAAAGCTGTTtagtgttagcctagtgaactagaccaaagtgTTACTTTAAATCTGTTCTGAATTCTGACCCAAAAGTAGAGGAACAGGAGCTCTAAAAGCATCTCAAATTCATAACTATCCTGTTCCAATATCTTTAAGTCCAGGAAATGGGTGCGCAATCCCAGAAACCTTTTCTTATTAATGATcgtcaaatgtttttattttattttttacagagaATGTGATTATATTAAATAATGCAGCTGTGCATTAATTAccctttatttgtttatttatttattttgtttataaatttTTTTGCACTGTATGGCTAAACTACGAACCTGCCCAAACGTCATATGACAGGAAGGGGCAGTGGAACCCCTTTTCCTTGGAGGAAAATCTGAAGGGCTCCTAATAAATGACAATTCCTGTCTTTATACCTAAATCCTGCTTTCTATTGAGTTTCTCGGAGTTGTAAAAATGGGTCAGAGGGGTTTTTGCTGCCAACCAAATCAATacaatgaatttttaacaaagctGACAGTTGAAGGCTGCAGTTTAACCCTAACCTCAAGGACGTGGTGTTGGTCTGTAATGTCATGCCTGAATCCCTTTACTGTAGTCAGAACTAAACTTATACTGTAGATTGTTTGTGGAGATTAGCTATTTAACACTTGAATGAAAGCTTGTAGCACATTTTCTTTGCATTTTGAATGTTCGCACGTAGCCTGTGTTTACATACCTTTAACTGACGGTGCCTGTGTGGTTTGTATCCAAGCATTTGCTTATATCCAGGGATATTATTAACTCATAACGCATGGTTACTTTTATTTCTTTGGGCTTAAAGTAGCACATCTGTAATTAGAGCTGTGTCTGAGAAAAACTAAAAATTATCAGGAAATCTGTTTGTTTGGCTTTTTCCCTGGTGCTTTATGTACCTGTTAAATAATAATCACAATCTCTGATTGCTGGATTATAATTTATGTCTTTGTGAGTGGAAAATCTAACAGTTTTGCATAAAGATAAAGGAAAACACTTAACAATGGGCTTGCCATCACAGATaacttctgccatctagtggacatTATGGGAGActtttttttaaaatatgtttttatcaaGTCCATATGTTGCAGCTttattttaaagatttttttttttttacaaaagcaaGAAAATGTAACCTAAAATATCCATAAGTTCAGTTGTTTTGTGCTTTCTCCCTTTTTGTGTATAGCACTACATGTGGGcatcagtagctcaggtggtagagcgggttgcctcatgatcggagggtcatggctccgattccagctcccgccaggggtatcctgctgttgtgtccttgggcaagacacttcacccaacttgcctgtgttagtggtggtcagaggggcagacggcgccaaatggcagcctcgcctttgtcagacctccccagggcggctgtggctacacgtagcttaccatcactagcagtgtgtgaatgtgagagtgtgtgaaagcatctttgggtgtctagaaaagtgctatttaagttcaatgcattattgttattattattacatcaCCACAATGTCATGTTGGTTAAGTGTACATTTTAATCTAGATCACTGCAAACCTCATATGGAAAGAAATGCTGCTAATATATTATTTCCATGTGTATGTGTAAAATATGTATTCTGCACATGTTTTTAAACCGACTTGAGCTTAAAAAGCTGTGACTGTTTCCCGCTTGGCAGGGTCTAAGCCTTATGCATGACACTGGAGATTGTTTTTCTAACCCTAACCTCCATGTGTCAGGGGTTAAATGTATTGTGGCTACATGACAAAATCCAAGCAATGACAAGAAAAGGCATGTTTCTGTGTCACCTGTTGTGCATCGTCCTTTATTATTCGGTTTGACTGAAACCTCTGAAAGTTTTTATCAAATTATGTATGGAACTGCACAAATTAAGCACTGATTTCATAGTTGAAGCTTTTCAATGTTGCTTGCATTACCTTTACTCTGTTGTTTCGGCATGACTGCTGCTTGCATGCCCTGCCTTTAAGAACAATAAGCCTTTCTGCAAGTTATGCTAATGGAAAAATCTTGTATACCTTTAAAGATACAGGAGGAATGTATATTTATTGAATATCTTGTTAATGCACTCTACTGATTGTCTGATTATTTGGTTTTTActcttaataaaaaaaataagtaaaactattttctgtttaagtgtaattgAATgcttaaaaatctaaataattaatgagcatcagagtcaAGTCAGCGCCAGAGCTAGCACTGGaagctagctctggggaaaggcctcagcctgagcctcacgTTAATGGATGTTAGGCCATTTCCACTCTGTGAACTGGCTGCCACCTCTTACACACTGAGCATGAGACACAAGCATTTGACCTTCACactctctcacgccacacctccaatatctgaCACTAAACCGGCGCCTGCGCTCCCCAATCACGCATCACGATCACGCCCAGTGTGTTGGGCTtatgaaaaaaaaactgattatattaattatagcattagctactgagcaacatgcacacaaacaacacttaagtaataatttaactggcgttatttcacacacagaatcccatctgtataatccaagccgatgTGCTTTTTTCCACTCTCGTTAGATGGGCGGAGTGGTGAGCTCCATCTGCTGTTGACgggacgggcatgcccggttcttTCTCCTAGCACTGTGAGCTGCGGCTACACGTGCCGCCAAAATTAcatgctttattttagaaatgcaGTCGCATCGCCTGCCGGTGTTGACAGAGCCAAAGCTATAGAAAGGAGTCACTATACTGCGTTTATATCAGTACTTGAAAATACTTCGTTAACTCGAGTTAGCATTTAGCTAATCTCCCGCTGATCTCCGACCTCACGTAAGCGGCCAA
This window contains:
- the LOC107375853 gene encoding inactive phospholipase D5, coding for MKSQQKCIAIFALVCCFAVLVALIFSAVDVWGEDEDGITEENCSKNCSVVLVENIPDSISFSDNSTSHLPLSVGLNNLLDRAERVVEIVSPVWLLNSSEFNFQLAAKQGRDLLSRLQQLKAKGIQLKISSGEVDSAELETLANHYAEVHKVNMTALTNGNIHSSFWVVDRKHFYIGSASTDWRSLATRKELGVLVYNCTCLALDLHRVFSLYWGLQHKEFIPTFWSKRLFPYFNKDKPVNLSFNNTEAEAYISSSPDAFIPKDRSSDLEAISRVIQQARHFIYISIIDYLPLLSSSTLRYWSRIDSLIREALILRKVRIRLLISCWEKTHPLTFNFIWSLKSLCMEQGNCSLEAKFFSPTQKHVMNHNRFMVSDRAIYLGNLDWVGKEFTYNAGAGLVISHPETIKERNNSVVEQLRAVFERDWFSRYTRTLQNDKIPVCNEHSVTNYKASHSGPVPIRTGPYDNGPAPLRNRHNAGGLTQDKAAHHDDRLRKISQQSVASEPVPIMDSHQKRAGIRVNHLDDRRVQNHNIPADPTSQSTESSGFRETSSGSL